The Nostoc sp. 'Lobaria pulmonaria (5183) cyanobiont' genome window below encodes:
- a CDS encoding ribbon-helix-helix domain-containing protein has product METSGGTPQGDRVSPSFNPPPNGYSNRTSIYFPKDIHEALVRWAEEEDRPISNLVVRLVSKAVEEREKKQNPPQ; this is encoded by the coding sequence GTGGAAACTTCGGGTGGCACACCGCAGGGCGATAGGGTTTCTCCATCTTTCAACCCACCACCTAACGGCTATAGTAACCGTACTTCCATATATTTCCCCAAAGATATCCACGAGGCTTTGGTAAGATGGGCTGAGGAAGAAGACCGTCCCATCAGTAATCTTGTTGTGCGGCTTGTGAGTAAGGCAGTTGAGGAGCGGGAAAAGAAGCAAAATCCGCCGCAATAA
- a CDS encoding HAD family hydrolase, with product MSLKAVLFDFNGVIINDEPIHLQLIDEILMEENLQPQRVDERQASLGRSDRACFQQLLANRGRVGNENYLTQLLYRKAQAYVVELEKIERLPLYPGVEDLIFQVRSRNLKLGLVSGAFRKEIELVLHRAKLAEHFKIIVAGDDITTSKPEPDGYLLAVKHLNKEYPELNLQPQECLAIEDTPAGIEAAKRSQMQVVGVANTYPFHMLQRCCNWTVDYLNDLELERVQKVYSQKQPQPSVTEC from the coding sequence ATGAGTTTAAAGGCAGTTCTCTTTGATTTTAATGGTGTAATCATTAACGATGAGCCAATCCACCTGCAACTGATCGATGAGATTCTCATGGAAGAAAATCTCCAACCCCAACGCGTCGATGAGCGTCAAGCTTCTTTAGGACGCAGTGATCGCGCTTGTTTTCAGCAACTACTCGCTAATCGTGGTAGAGTAGGCAATGAAAACTATTTAACTCAGTTGCTGTACCGGAAAGCCCAAGCGTATGTGGTCGAACTAGAGAAAATAGAGAGACTGCCTTTATATCCAGGTGTAGAAGACTTAATATTTCAGGTGCGATCGCGGAATCTGAAACTAGGATTAGTTAGTGGCGCTTTTCGCAAAGAAATAGAACTGGTACTCCATCGAGCTAAACTAGCCGAACATTTTAAAATTATTGTCGCGGGTGATGACATCACCACCAGCAAACCAGAACCCGATGGTTATCTACTGGCAGTGAAACACCTGAATAAGGAATATCCCGAATTGAATCTTCAACCACAGGAATGTCTGGCAATTGAAGATACTCCAGCAGGGATCGAAGCGGCGAAGCGATCGCAGATGCAAGTAGTTGGTGTAGCGAATACTTACCCATTCCACATGCTCCAGCGTTGCTGTAACTGGACTGTTGATTATCTCAATGATTTGGAACTCGAACGTGTGCAGAAGGTTTATTCCCAAAAACAGCCTCAACCATCGGTAACTGAATGTTAG
- a CDS encoding RtcB family protein, whose translation MPYEKLEITTPAPVLSWANHSLGPEETKMAKNVASLPFVFKHVALMPDVHLGKGALVGSVIATKEAIMPAAVGVDIGCGMSAIKTSFTAEQLEGKLKKIRLDIEAAIPTGFNENKDVEKSVINWQHWDDFKDLHRGVQDLQSKAMKQMGSLGGGNHFIEVCLDTENQVWLMLHSGSRNIGNKLAQCHIHTARELAKMAGNKLPDPDLAHFVAGTPEFQAYWHDLQWSQNYARVNRDVMMARFKHIVEKHLAGGKATKPLLQVNCHHNYAEKEVHFDEDVYVTRKGAVRAQTEDYGIIPGSMGAKSFIVKGKGNAHSFCSCSHGAGRLMSRNKAKNVYTLDDLIEQTNGVECRKDEGVLDEIPGAYKPIEQVMQNQADLVEVVATLKQVLCVKG comes from the coding sequence ATGCCCTACGAAAAGTTAGAAATTACCACACCAGCACCCGTCTTATCTTGGGCAAATCACTCTTTGGGTCCAGAAGAAACCAAGATGGCCAAGAATGTGGCATCATTACCATTTGTATTTAAGCACGTGGCATTAATGCCAGATGTTCACTTAGGAAAAGGTGCTTTAGTGGGTTCTGTAATTGCGACCAAAGAGGCAATTATGCCTGCTGCTGTCGGTGTAGATATCGGTTGCGGAATGAGCGCTATCAAAACATCATTTACTGCCGAACAACTAGAAGGTAAACTCAAGAAAATCCGTCTGGATATTGAAGCAGCAATTCCTACTGGATTCAACGAAAACAAAGACGTTGAAAAATCTGTTATCAACTGGCAACACTGGGATGATTTTAAAGACTTGCATCGTGGTGTGCAAGACCTACAAAGTAAAGCAATGAAACAAATGGGTTCTCTCGGTGGAGGAAACCACTTTATTGAAGTGTGCCTCGATACAGAGAACCAAGTTTGGCTGATGCTGCATTCTGGTTCGCGCAACATCGGCAATAAACTCGCCCAGTGTCATATTCATACAGCCAGAGAATTAGCAAAAATGGCAGGTAATAAATTGCCTGACCCTGATTTGGCTCATTTTGTGGCTGGTACGCCAGAATTTCAAGCATACTGGCACGATTTGCAATGGTCACAAAACTATGCGCGTGTCAACCGCGATGTGATGATGGCGCGTTTTAAGCACATAGTTGAAAAGCATCTGGCAGGTGGGAAGGCAACTAAACCTTTATTGCAGGTTAATTGTCATCATAATTACGCCGAAAAAGAAGTGCATTTTGACGAGGATGTATACGTTACTCGTAAGGGTGCAGTCCGCGCCCAAACTGAAGATTATGGGATTATTCCTGGTTCGATGGGGGCAAAGTCTTTCATCGTTAAGGGTAAAGGTAATGCTCACAGCTTTTGTTCTTGTTCTCATGGTGCAGGGCGTTTAATGTCTAGAAATAAGGCAAAAAATGTCTACACACTTGATGATTTGATAGAGCAAACAAATGGCGTAGAATGCCGCAAAGATGAGGGTGTGTTAGATGAAATTCCTGGTGCTTATAAGCCGATAGAACAAGTTATGCAAAATCAAGCAGATTTGGTTGAAGTTGTAGCAACACTTAAGCAAGTTCTTTGTGTAAAAGGATAA
- a CDS encoding dihydrolipoamide acetyltransferase family protein translates to MSIHEVFMPALSSTMTEGKIVSWVKSPGDKVEKGETVVVVESDKADMDVETFYEGFLAHIIVEAGETAPVGSAIAFIAETEAEIEQAKSLANSGGAAATPTSSPEPVAATASAATPALASQNGSNHKEGRLVVSPRARKLAKELKVDLTTLQGSGPHGRIVAEDVEALSNKGKQPAPAPAAPPAPVPTSAPIAPPAPRTPAPAPVATAVPGQTVPLTTFQNAVVRNMVATISVPVFRVGYTITTDGLDKLYKQIKSKGVTMTALLAKAVAVTLQKHPLLNASYSDQGIVYHSDINISVAVAMDDGGLITPVLQNADAVDIYSLSRTWKSLVERARAKQLQPQEYNSGTFTLSNLGMFGVDKFDAILPPGQGSILAIGASRPQVVATPDGLFGVRQQMQVNITSDHRIIYGAHAAAFLQDLAKLIETNPQSLTM, encoded by the coding sequence ATGAGCATTCACGAAGTATTTATGCCGGCGCTGAGTTCCACCATGACGGAAGGCAAAATCGTCTCCTGGGTGAAATCGCCTGGGGACAAAGTGGAAAAAGGCGAAACAGTGGTGGTTGTAGAGTCAGATAAGGCAGATATGGATGTAGAAACCTTCTATGAGGGATTTCTTGCCCATATCATAGTTGAAGCTGGTGAAACTGCCCCAGTAGGATCTGCGATCGCCTTCATCGCTGAAACGGAAGCTGAAATTGAACAGGCCAAATCTCTTGCCAATTCTGGCGGCGCAGCTGCTACTCCTACCTCTTCCCCTGAACCAGTTGCCGCTACAGCCTCAGCCGCCACACCTGCCTTAGCGTCTCAAAACGGTTCTAACCACAAAGAAGGAAGGCTTGTAGTTTCACCCCGTGCCCGTAAGTTAGCCAAAGAACTCAAAGTTGATTTAACTACACTCCAAGGTAGTGGCCCACACGGACGCATTGTCGCCGAAGATGTAGAAGCATTGTCTAATAAGGGCAAACAACCTGCACCTGCCCCAGCTGCCCCACCAGCACCCGTACCAACCAGCGCCCCAATTGCACCCCCAGCACCTCGGACACCAGCACCCGCACCCGTGGCGACGGCTGTTCCTGGTCAAACCGTACCTTTAACTACCTTCCAAAATGCTGTCGTGCGGAATATGGTAGCCACCATATCCGTGCCCGTCTTCCGTGTCGGTTATACAATTACCACTGACGGATTAGACAAACTTTATAAACAAATTAAATCCAAAGGCGTGACAATGACAGCGCTACTAGCGAAAGCTGTAGCAGTGACATTGCAAAAACACCCATTGTTAAATGCTAGCTACTCAGACCAGGGTATTGTCTATCATTCTGATATCAACATTTCTGTAGCAGTAGCAATGGATGATGGCGGATTGATTACACCTGTGCTGCAAAATGCAGACGCAGTGGATATTTATTCTCTGTCGCGTACTTGGAAATCTTTGGTAGAACGTGCCAGGGCAAAACAACTACAGCCCCAAGAATACAACAGTGGTACTTTCACTCTGTCGAATTTGGGGATGTTTGGCGTAGACAAATTTGATGCGATTTTGCCACCTGGACAAGGTTCAATTTTAGCGATCGGGGCATCCCGTCCGCAAGTGGTAGCAACACCCGACGGTTTATTTGGCGTGCGCCAACAAATGCAAGTCAATATTACTTCCGACCACCGGATTATTTATGGTGCCCATGCTGCGGCATTCTTGCAAGATTTAGCGAAATTGATTGAGACAAATCCTCAATCTTTGACAATGTAA
- a CDS encoding class I SAM-dependent methyltransferase — MAVRQDTIWERFLSPVVRLLIDEDGLRRYADSIDWEKESDRYRRDDVIIPWYYSNQNFHGIAGGYLTYDAAVTYDPITHYVLPPNESIVRQALVDAVKVKPRRILDLGCGTGSTTLMLKQAFPEAEVIGLDLSPYMLVRAEDKARNAGLDIVWRHGNAEKTGLRDATFDLVTASLLFHETPDAVSLAILRESFRLLGTGGQVLILDGNQKTLRQLEWLNDVFEEPYIREYAASSIEANMGAAGFEAVRSQDVWWINQVTSGIKPIATENIRRYTHTSVDNNDLEGLGSPAFGIMA, encoded by the coding sequence ATGGCAGTGCGTCAAGATACAATCTGGGAACGTTTTTTATCCCCTGTAGTGCGTCTTTTGATTGATGAAGACGGGTTACGGCGTTACGCTGATAGTATTGATTGGGAGAAAGAGAGCGATCGCTATCGACGAGATGATGTCATAATTCCGTGGTACTACAGTAATCAAAACTTTCACGGGATTGCTGGCGGATATCTGACTTACGATGCAGCAGTTACTTACGATCCGATTACCCACTATGTTTTGCCACCGAATGAAAGTATTGTTCGTCAAGCTTTAGTTGATGCCGTCAAGGTAAAACCACGACGCATACTCGATTTAGGCTGCGGCACAGGTTCCACTACTTTAATGTTAAAACAGGCTTTCCCCGAAGCGGAAGTTATTGGTTTGGACTTATCGCCCTATATGCTGGTAAGGGCAGAAGATAAAGCTAGAAATGCTGGTTTAGATATAGTATGGCGACATGGAAATGCTGAAAAAACTGGTTTGAGGGATGCAACATTTGACTTAGTAACAGCTTCTTTGCTATTCCACGAAACACCAGATGCAGTGTCTTTGGCAATTCTGCGGGAAAGCTTCCGGTTGCTGGGAACTGGAGGACAAGTGTTAATTCTAGATGGGAATCAGAAGACTCTGCGTCAGTTAGAATGGCTCAATGATGTTTTTGAAGAGCCATATATTCGTGAATATGCTGCTAGTAGTATAGAAGCGAATATGGGTGCAGCCGGATTTGAAGCAGTGCGATCGCAAGATGTATGGTGGATAAATCAGGTAACTAGCGGCATTAAACCAATAGCAACCGAAAATATCCGTCGGTATACTCACACATCAGTAGATAATAATGATTTGGAGGGACTTGGTTCTCCAGCATTTGGCATAATGGCATGA